In Lathyrus oleraceus cultivar Zhongwan6 chromosome 2, CAAS_Psat_ZW6_1.0, whole genome shotgun sequence, the DNA window TTGAGTCTTGATTGTTTTTAGTTCGATTTCGTACTACCGTGTCTAAAAAAATCTGTGAgtttttagttttaaaaaaaatgtaCAAAGTTATATCAgtgatttttttttgttatataAAAAGAGGTACTATCATGTGAGTTTGAAATCATTTTCATTGCAAGACAATCTCTAGGCGTAATTCATAAAAAAGATAACCACTCGTTTGTATTCGACATATTCTATCTATAATAGTAAACGACGACGATGAAAACAATGACAGCAACGTCGTTTGATGTCTCCGCCGCTTGCTTCCATTCCCGCCCTCTAAATCTACGCCGTAACACGACCATGACTAGGTAACATAACATTTctgtttttcttttcttttatttacTTCTGTTTCTTCAATTTGATAGTGTTTCTATTACATGCAGTTTTTCGTTTGTAAAATCCTCCAACTTTAACAAGGGACAACGAAGCGTTGTTGTTCAACCAAAGTTTTTGAACTTCCGGTAAGTGTAAAGAAAGTGAGAATCATAATTCACGATCTTCAATAAAAACAGGacattttgattttgtttttgtttttgtttttgtgtttgtttttcAGTAATTAACAATGTATGGTTTTATATTGAAGCATGATGAGTAGTTTAAAGGGGAATTTGGAGGAGGTTGTTGGAGTTCCAACTTCAGTGCCGGTGCGTGTAGCTCACGATCTTTTTCTAGCTGGCCATAAGTATCTTGATGTAAGGTAAAGTAACCAATTTAGTTTATTTTTAAGAAAGTGTTGATTAATTGTATATTATAGTGGTGTTTTGGAAGAAGCCAAAACTCACCACTTTTCTTGAATGTTTTTTGTGATTATGCAGGACCACGGAAGAGTTTAATGCTGGACATGCACCTGGGGCAATTAACATACCTTATATGTATAAAGTTGGATCAGGTTCTATTTCGATTCTCAAGTAAATACTTTGTTCAATTGTGATTATCATGGTGATATAATATTCAGAGTGTTGAAGTTAGCTCAATTTTTGTTTATGTATTCAGGGATGACAAAGAATAGCAATTTTGTTAAAGAAGTCTCTTCACATTTTAGAAAAGAAGATGAAATTATTGTTGTGAGTGTGTATAAACTTTTCCAGTAGTCATTAGGTTCTGTATGAAATTTTCATGTGCTCCAACTTGAAGAATCTGTTGTTGATGTTCTTGTTTTTGCAGGGGTGTCAACTTGGTAAAAGGTCTATGATGGCTGCTACTGACCTGTTAACTTCTGTAAGCATTTCTTCTCTCAATAAGCCTAGGCGTGTCGTAGTGTCCGAGCGCATCTGACACTCGAGCGTCTCACACGCTCTTATGACACTCTTACAATACGTGTTGTTTTGTAATGTGTATAGGGGTTCACTGGAGTCACAGACATAGCTGGTGGTTATGCTGCTTGGACCCAAAATGGACTTCCTACAGAAAGATGAAGCAATCTAGTTGGACAAGAAGTTGTATATAGAATAATGAGTAGTATTCTGGTTGGATCATGTAAATGCATAATTTTAATTGTCACAAGTAAACAACAAGGTTAAGCTCTGTCTCTGCAATTTCAATTACTCTACTACAAAGTCCAAGCGCTGAAGTTTGTAGCTAGCATTTCGTAAACCAAAACATGGCTGAGTGGTGGCTAAAATTTCTAGGTCTCGCTTATTTAGCCCCACATCGCTAGTTTTAGGAAATAATAAAGGTTGTGAGACATCCACTAAGATGCATCTTTATACTTATCTTGgaaattatattttatttttcttggTTCATTTCTACACTAACTCTACTAATCTTGGTTTATTTTTTCTTACTTAATTCGTTCTTTTGTTAGATTGTTGTATTACATTGAATTGAATTTGATTTCTAAAATATCCAAAATCATTAATGGGgtcataaaaaaaaaaaatcttttcaaacaaagtttcctcttctttttcatttttcttttaaattatttttctccattttttctAGATTCATTTTTTTCTTTCTGTTTCTTTATTTGTTAATTTGTGTGTTAGTTTTTTGTTTTAAGATGATTTTCTATATGGTTTTGAGAGAAGATAGTTTCTTTATTGTTGGATCTTGTACTAGGATAATTTTATCCGACCATAAAAGACAACCTATGATAAAAAATGAGTTAAGTGTAATAAAGTTGGACTAAATTTTCTGATTGAGCTTGGTCGACCGATTGTGTATGGTCGCCCGATTGGGTATGCTCGCCTTGGTCTCCCGAAGTTAGGCCCGAATGTATGATCCAATATAAATGATCCATTTTACTTATAAAATGTGTAATATGAGGTGTTCAAGTAATATTAATTAAACGAAGATTTTTTCTCCCACAATGTGAGGGAGAACGAGTCTTCAACTACTTTCATATTTCTGACCATGGAATGAAGAAAATAACATTTTGAATTTCTAACCCATGTCCAAGAGGTCTTTTATAATACCctaatctctctctctctctatatatatatatatatatatatatatatatatatatatatatatatatatatatatatatatatatatatatatatatatatatatatatatatatatatatatgaaacCATATACATATCCTCTGATAATCCTACGTTAGTTAGACCTCGATACACTCAATCACTCTAAAAGCTCAAATAGCCTTACACAGACATGGTTATTTCTCATTGTACTTTTTTATCGTGTATAATTGGTGCCCAATGTGAGCTCGAGAAAACTGACTTGCACCTCAAATTCAATCCATGTAAAGATACCACTAGTGGTGACGGCAAAAATGTGAAAATTTTATCCCATACCCCCATATTTATCCCCTACCCCTACATTTTACCAATTTTGATCAAAATGGCCCTGTataaatatttgattttttttcacTTATTCACTCATTCATTTTTCAAGATATTCGATACAGAGAAAACAAATTTACGTACCAGAAGTCATTGAAAAAGTTATTCGGTCCACACAACTCAAATCAGAAGTCATTGAGTAAGTGTTCCAATTTTTGAAACATGCCAGGACTATTTGAGAAAGTATTTCGGTCCATTGAAACCACCAGAACTATTTTTCAAAGTTTTCTGGTTCGTAGGAAAATAACACCAAAAATATTTATGCAAGTGTTCCGGGAGTAGCATTTTTAGCTATCGAGAATATTTCATAAAAAGATCTGATTTGGCTTTTTTTTAATTTGTTAATGTGTGTTTTTCTGCATTGGCGCGAATCTGGGGACGTGACGGTCGGATCCTAGGACATGTTGGTGTAGCTTGGAGCGATCGAGATCCATTAGTTGGCGAGGATTAGCATATTGGTGGATTGATATCTGCTCCACAGTCAATATGGTTTCTATGAGGATCGTACGATGCATCTTTTCTGATAAAAATTAGCATCATGTCGCTCGCTATTTATGATTTTGTGAGGTAAGTAAAGATAATTACTTTATTTTAAATACTATTTAATTTTTAATTGTGTTTTACAGTACTACAAGATTACATTTTATGACAAATCTTTCATCTCACTCAACAAAAAACCGAGGTAAAATTCAATGACACACTATGTTATTTTTTTCTTCAATAAATTATCATCTAGTCCCTTAGTTTATGAAAAAATCGAGGGATAAACTAATTCAGGATACATGCTTCGATTCTCAACAACTGCAACTTTTTTTTAAAGTGGCACCGTTCTTATTatttaagattttttttattaaatattcTATTCTCTCGATTTTTCAAATAGCCAAAGGGTATCATACATAGATTTTACTCTAAATGGATTCCTTCATTAAATTTCACTCAAAACCTAACTCACAAGTTCAGTTGCTCCATACTCTTAAACATCCTTATGTTTGACGGATTGCGAGACAGGAAATTTGCTAGTTATGTGTTTTTGTTCTTCTTACACAAACCtttaataaattatttttctcttcttgcaatctatctcacataatagtgttattgttgttcttgttgttgttcaCGTCAATGTTTAATGGAATAATTTCCCAATGTTGTTAATGGAAGAAAACTTTCTATAATATATATTGATTTCTTTGGTTGACAATATTGAAAAATTTATTCTTAATCATATTGCAACACACACACAAATTGGTGAATGGTAAAATATTGAAAAAGGAAACAATACATGTTACTTCAATTTTTTTCAATTCACCTTTTTTTTTTCCGGCAATAGAACTCATCTATTACCTCGGTTATTTTAGAAACCGAGGTTAAAACTGAAGGGAAAAATAAGCGTGTTTATTGAGTTTTTTTGGAGTCCTTAAACAAATATTTTTCGTCCATTTAGTAAGTATCAACGCTCAAGACACTGATATTAGTGATCCACATGAAACCTAAAAGACATTCACATTATAAAAGCAGTATGAATATCAAAAATAAATCATAAAAGCATTTGTCATAAAACATTGAAACTTATTTGTTTTATATCAGAAACATTGAAACATTGTTCTCTATGATGGATTGTGAGAGCCAAAAAATATTTGGGTTAAAGGATCGAATATTTGGGTTTAAAGTTTAATGTTCTTAAATAATCATATtactgaatatttattttatttatataacCATTTTTGTTTTATATCAGAAACAAATGCATAAAATATCCAACATTTGATCTTCCCCAAGATCAGTGGCGGAACTGAGGTgggacgtgggaaggccacggtcacccctcaactttttatttatttttaattcatatatattaaattactaaaacatccttattttaaattaaaattattttttattttttatttttcattcaaagtAATGTTAAAATACATATAAGGTAAAAAACTCatacctttcctttctttctcatatgaGTTTGCTACCGTCACCAGAATCGGAACAGATTAAAAtgatcggcatctaacaggtaaaaaactttattcattcttcttttataaaaagtaacaaattaaagtgattgcttgatttgtgtttttgagatttttagggttcttctttcttgatgtgttaaaataatctatgcgaggtttattaagccaattcataacattgtaatttacaaatatagttatacactgtaataaggtttatttaatcattgttgttgctaatttctaatagtgaagttaccggtatttgaaaacggattaaagttgattaattaagtttattaatttttttctcttttaatttttatgttctctaaattgatttttggatctgatatgatattataggaagagtaaagatgaataataggaaaattgattcttttttcaaaaaggaaaacatgtgaaattgaaagagaagagagagatgaagaaattataatcccgacatccgaatctgaaacagttcttgagaattcaacaattgaagagcatcatgattttgaaaattctttggaacacgatcctggaaagcgtcctccgatttggcaatatccaccaaattaagtggatgcaatacgaagagcttatctaaaatggggtccatatcaaattcatttagaaaactatcctttgtccggtaacgaggatcatccgagaaggtttcaacatacttggtttagcatatttccatcatggttagaatattcaccatctgaagatgtcgcatattgcttaccatgttacctttttagtAAAAAACTAAGTGGATgtcccggatcacttgtctttatttctatgggttttagaaattggaagaaagttaggaatggaaaacattattcccttcttaaacacatagggaaggatccttgctcaccatACAACAATgcacaacaatgcaatgaaagcttgtcaagacttgttgaatcaagatggtcatattaaaaatgttattcaagtgcaaagttcaagtcaaagaatgaataatcggttacgactcaagacttcaattgacactgtttgttagttaacactacaagcttgtgcttttaggggtcacgacgaaagtagcaaatcgAGAAATCAAGGTAAatttcttgagttattgaaacttttagcatcctacaatgatgaagttgcaaaagttgtgttggaaaatgctccacaaaattgcaagtatacttcacatcaaattcaaaaagagctcttgcaaattctttctagtagagtgaaaaagagtattcgtgaggaaattggtgattccaaattttgtatcgttgttgatgaagctcgtgatgagtcaaaaaaggaacaaatggctcttgtattaagatttgttggtaaagttggtttaatacaagagatattttttgatgtggcacatgttaaaaatagagggagttatgctacacgtggggatgcaaATAGTTGTTAtaattacttgaaggcatttgattttatatttattttgcacttgatgaaagaaatcacGGGAATAACAtatatgctttgtcaagccttacaaaaaaaatcaagatgtagttaatgctatgaacttggttcgttcagcaaaacatcttattcaaggtttgagagaaaatggttgggatatattgcttactaaagtggtatctttttgtgaaaagcatggtatttagattcctgatcttaatgatgttcattcaacaacaagatttggacgttcccgtcttgaagagaatcaaatcacaattcaacattactttaaagttgaaatctttttcactaccattgacaaacagttacaagagttgaatatCAGATTCAATGAGCAGGaaatggatttgttaactctttcttgttctttatctcctaaggatggatataaagcttttagcattgatactacttattctttagttgaaaaatattatcctataGATTTTAGTGATCAatagaagaataatttgcaatttcaactccaacattttctatttgttgctcgtcaagcatcaaacttgaataatttatcaactattcaagaactatgttcatgtttggttgcatctggacatgctgaaacttacttcttgatcgatagactacttcgtcttatcatgactcttcccgtttctacggccacaactgagaggtctttttcagcaatgaaaattattaagactaagttgagaaacaagatggatgatgggtttcttggagatagcatgacagtatatattgaaagggagattagtgcaagcattagttcagagtcaattattgacgatttcaagtcactcggaacgcgtaaagcattactttaaggtagttttaagtcatgtaatttaaatttttagtaattaactttgtatttattttaactttaatgttttatttaaaatactatttacattttatttataatctttattttacgttagcggtcatcccaaatttttttatctggctccgccactgCCGAAGATTCAATAAAAGGAGGATCCAACATTTGTTCTTCACCTATAGT includes these proteins:
- the LOC127120078 gene encoding thiosulfate sulfurtransferase 16, chloroplastic — its product is MKTMTATSFDVSAACFHSRPLNLRRNTTMTSFSFVKSSNFNKGQRSVVVQPKFLNFRMMSSLKGNLEEVVGVPTSVPVRVAHDLFLAGHKYLDVRTTEEFNAGHAPGAINIPYMYKVGSGMTKNSNFVKEVSSHFRKEDEIIVGCQLGKRSMMAATDLLTSGFTGVTDIAGGYAAWTQNGLPTER